Proteins from a genomic interval of Qipengyuania sp. JC766:
- a CDS encoding tyrosine recombinase XerC, with amino-acid sequence MTDRAAMVAEWEAHLALGQRRSPHTVRAYTAAAGRLLAGRTIEDWHAAATLDAAGLRSHLAARRQEGLGNASAARELSAIKAFIRFAQGKAGFETKSAPRIRGPRVKKGLPRPVTPDDAANLADGVADLGADSWIGARDRAVLLLLYGAGLRIAEALALTGADVPLGETVSVTGKGSKQRIVPVLPVVREAVDAYIRKCPFPPERDRPIFRGEKGGPLNAGMVRKAMAQVRDLLGLPASATPHALRHSFATHLLGAGTDLRSLQELLGHASLGSTQIYTKVDAATLLDSYRNAHPRERD; translated from the coding sequence GTGACCGACCGGGCCGCGATGGTGGCCGAGTGGGAAGCGCACCTTGCGCTCGGACAGCGCCGCTCGCCCCACACCGTCCGCGCCTATACCGCCGCTGCCGGTCGCCTGCTCGCCGGCAGGACGATCGAGGACTGGCATGCAGCTGCCACCCTGGATGCCGCCGGCCTTCGGAGCCATCTCGCGGCGCGGAGACAGGAAGGGCTCGGCAATGCATCCGCCGCGCGGGAATTGTCGGCGATCAAGGCCTTCATCAGGTTCGCGCAGGGCAAGGCGGGGTTCGAGACGAAGTCCGCCCCGCGCATTCGCGGCCCAAGAGTCAAGAAAGGCCTGCCGCGTCCGGTCACGCCGGACGATGCCGCCAATCTGGCCGACGGGGTTGCCGATCTGGGTGCGGACAGCTGGATCGGAGCGCGCGATCGCGCGGTCCTGCTGCTGCTGTATGGCGCCGGTCTTCGGATTGCCGAAGCCCTCGCGCTGACCGGGGCCGACGTGCCGCTGGGCGAGACCGTGTCCGTCACCGGCAAGGGATCGAAGCAGCGCATCGTGCCGGTCCTTCCCGTCGTGCGGGAGGCGGTCGATGCCTATATCCGCAAATGCCCGTTCCCGCCGGAACGGGACCGGCCGATCTTTCGCGGCGAAAAGGGCGGCCCGCTCAATGCCGGCATGGTCAGGAAGGCGATGGCGCAGGTCCGCGATCTGCTCGGCCTTCCCGCTTCCGCCACGCCGCACGCGCTGCGCCACAGTTTCGCGACGCACCTGCTGGGCGCCGGAACCGACTTGCGCAGCCTGCAGGAACTGCTCGGCCATGCGAGCCTCGGCAGCACGCAGATCTATACGAAGGTGGACGCCGCGACGCTGCTCGACAGCTATCGCAATGCCCACCCGCGCGAGCGGGACTAG
- a CDS encoding DedA family protein — protein sequence MDDFIADTIAGLGYLGIALLMALENVFPPFPSEAIMGASALAIQQDKLEFWPVFVSGTIGSVAGNYVWYWIGHKLGYERLRPFIDRFGRWLTLDWEDVESLAAFFRQYGQWAVLFVRALPFMRTMISLPAGLTHMSVWRFVIFTTIGVAIWNLMLIFGMQWLSRTFDQTDDLVSWIIIATGALAIGSYLFRLATWTPRARR from the coding sequence ATGGACGATTTCATTGCCGATACGATTGCCGGGCTGGGCTACCTCGGCATTGCCCTGCTGATGGCGCTGGAAAACGTTTTCCCGCCGTTCCCTTCCGAAGCGATCATGGGCGCGAGCGCGCTCGCCATCCAGCAGGACAAGCTCGAATTCTGGCCCGTCTTCGTGTCCGGGACGATCGGCTCGGTCGCCGGCAATTATGTGTGGTACTGGATCGGGCACAAGCTCGGTTACGAAAGGCTGCGTCCCTTCATCGACCGGTTCGGCCGGTGGCTGACGCTGGACTGGGAAGACGTGGAGAGCCTCGCCGCCTTCTTCCGGCAATACGGTCAGTGGGCGGTCCTGTTCGTGCGCGCCTTGCCGTTCATGCGCACCATGATCTCGCTCCCGGCGGGACTGACGCACATGTCCGTCTGGCGGTTCGTGATCTTCACCACCATCGGCGTGGCGATCTGGAACCTCATGCTGATCTTCGGGATGCAGTGGCTATCGCGTACTTTCGACCAGACCGACGACCTCGTCAGCTGGATCATCATCGCGACCGGCGCGCTCGCCATCGGCAGCTATCTCTTCCGGCTCGCGACCTGGACGCCGCGCGCCCGGCGCTAG
- the gshB gene encoding glutathione synthase yields the protein MSLRVAVQMDPMESINIAGDSSFALMLSAQDRGHEVWHYDVTSLSYETGEGGRLTALAAPVTVQLVEGDHFTMGERRRIDLARDIDVVLMRQDPPFHLGYITAALLLDRLRGTTLVANDPRETINAPEKMFVLDYARFMPPTLIARSLDEVRRFQAEHGAVVVKPLHGNGGKAIFKIDADGGNLSALMEVFNQTWPEPHMVQPFLPEVSQGDKRIVLVDGEFAGAINRKPGEGEFRSNLAQGGYAEAAKLTAREEEICAAMGPELKRRGLVFVGIDVIGGKWLTEINVTSPTGIVAIDRFNGTDTAGAIWDAIERRHAAM from the coding sequence ATGTCCCTTCGCGTCGCCGTCCAGATGGACCCGATGGAATCGATCAACATCGCCGGTGATTCCAGCTTCGCCCTGATGCTGTCCGCGCAGGATCGCGGTCACGAGGTGTGGCACTACGACGTGACCTCGCTCTCCTACGAAACGGGCGAGGGCGGCCGCCTGACGGCACTGGCCGCGCCGGTCACGGTCCAGCTGGTGGAAGGCGACCACTTCACCATGGGCGAGCGCCGGCGGATAGACCTCGCGCGCGATATCGACGTCGTCTTGATGCGGCAGGACCCCCCGTTCCATCTCGGCTATATCACGGCCGCGCTGCTGCTCGACCGGCTGCGCGGCACGACGCTGGTCGCCAACGATCCGCGCGAGACGATCAATGCGCCGGAAAAGATGTTCGTCCTCGATTACGCGCGCTTCATGCCGCCGACGCTGATCGCCCGCTCGCTCGACGAAGTCCGCCGGTTCCAGGCGGAACACGGCGCCGTGGTGGTGAAGCCATTGCACGGCAATGGCGGCAAGGCGATCTTCAAGATCGATGCCGACGGCGGCAACCTTTCGGCCTTGATGGAGGTCTTCAACCAGACCTGGCCCGAACCGCACATGGTGCAGCCTTTCCTCCCGGAAGTAAGCCAGGGCGACAAGCGGATCGTCCTCGTCGACGGCGAATTCGCAGGCGCGATCAACCGCAAGCCGGGCGAGGGTGAGTTCCGATCGAACCTGGCGCAGGGCGGCTATGCGGAGGCTGCCAAGCTGACCGCGCGAGAAGAGGAAATCTGCGCCGCGATGGGTCCCGAGCTCAAGCGGCGCGGACTGGTGTTCGTCGGCATCGACGTGATCGGCGGCAAGTGGCTGACGGAGATCAACGTCACCAGCCCCACCGGCATCGTCGCCATCGACCGGTTCAACGGAACCGATACGGCAGGCGCCATCTGGGATGCCATCGAACGCCGGCACGCGGCGATGTAG
- a CDS encoding YraN family protein — protein MKRQIAERSGRDGEARAAAWLQLKGWSILARRVKTPRGEIDLVCRRAGTVAFVEVKWRQRKADLDHAIDAFRLSRVAAAVECVAHEYATNGEDIRVDVILLAPGALPRHIPNAWQP, from the coding sequence GTGAAGAGACAGATCGCCGAACGCAGCGGACGCGACGGCGAGGCGCGCGCTGCCGCATGGCTACAGCTCAAGGGGTGGTCCATCCTTGCCCGTAGGGTCAAGACGCCGCGCGGCGAGATCGACCTCGTCTGCCGGCGCGCGGGCACGGTCGCTTTCGTCGAGGTGAAGTGGCGGCAGCGCAAGGCCGATCTCGACCATGCGATCGATGCGTTCCGCCTCAGCCGGGTGGCGGCGGCGGTCGAATGCGTCGCGCACGAATACGCCACCAATGGCGAGGATATCAGGGTGGACGTGATCCTCCTTGCGCCGGGCGCGCTCCCTCGCCACATCCCGAACGCCTGGCAGCCATAG
- the rsmI gene encoding 16S rRNA (cytidine(1402)-2'-O)-methyltransferase produces the protein MDEHPDQLSLAAGLYIVATPIGNLGDITLRAIEVLRGCDGIACEDTRVTGKLLKHLGISKPLWRYNDHSEDRDRGRLIESMRSRAVALVSDAGTPLVSDPGYRLVQEARAADIPVTTLPGPCAAIAALTLSGLPNDRFLFAGFVPNKEKARLDFLGEFATVDATLLFYETGPRLTKTLGAIAEILPGRTTSVARELTKLYEECRTGPAQDLIAHFENHPPKGEIVLLVGPPSANEASDADVDALLRNALETEKASRAAALVAKRTGRDRQQLYARAMELKAS, from the coding sequence GTGGACGAACACCCCGACCAACTCTCCCTGGCTGCCGGCCTGTATATCGTGGCGACGCCGATTGGCAATCTCGGGGATATCACCCTGCGGGCGATCGAGGTGCTGCGCGGCTGCGACGGAATCGCCTGCGAGGACACGAGAGTGACCGGCAAGCTGCTGAAACATCTGGGCATTTCGAAACCGCTCTGGCGCTACAACGATCACAGCGAGGACCGCGACAGGGGCCGCTTGATCGAATCCATGCGGTCGCGCGCGGTCGCGCTGGTCAGCGATGCGGGGACCCCGCTGGTTTCGGATCCCGGCTATCGCCTGGTGCAGGAGGCGCGAGCGGCCGACATTCCCGTCACCACGTTGCCCGGACCGTGCGCCGCGATCGCCGCCCTGACGCTGTCCGGCCTGCCGAACGACCGGTTCCTGTTCGCAGGCTTCGTTCCGAACAAGGAGAAGGCGCGGCTGGACTTTCTCGGCGAATTCGCGACCGTGGACGCGACGCTCCTCTTCTACGAGACCGGGCCGAGGCTGACCAAGACGCTGGGGGCCATCGCGGAGATCCTTCCCGGACGGACCACCAGCGTCGCGCGGGAACTGACGAAGCTTTACGAGGAATGCAGGACCGGTCCGGCGCAGGACCTCATCGCGCATTTCGAAAACCACCCCCCGAAGGGCGAGATCGTATTGCTGGTCGGTCCGCCATCGGCGAATGAAGCGTCCGATGCGGACGTCGACGCGCTGCTACGCAATGCGCTGGAAACCGAGAAGGCCTCGCGCGCGGCCGCGCTGGTGGCCAAGCGGACGGGTCGCGACCGGCAGCAGCTTTACGCACGCGCCATGGAGCTCAAGGCTTCGTGA
- a CDS encoding penicillin-binding protein activator, with translation MKLFANLRRVAIMSIAMAGLAGCQLIPDTSGPDTSGPPVRDEPVVQQPSVPDANVLPNDGSHHRVALLVPLTGPDAAVGNSIANATTMALLDTNATNIRITSYDTALGARSAARNAIADGNKLILGPLRAGNVSQVQAEARSADVPVITYSNDASVAGPDVFVMGQVPSQSIMRSVGYVRRRGAVNFAAIVPDDDYGREAQEALADAIARSGGRLIATERYSSANTSIKSAALRLRQRGGFDTVLIADGARLTAIAAEELRPGGRGSLQLLGTERLSGEGSVTREPSLEGLLFSSISDARFRRFSESYEERFGGQPYRIATLGYDSVLLTLRIARDWQVGEDFPKRRMREDDGFLGLDGAFRFGSDNLIQRAMEVREIRDGQVVIIDDAPQRFQD, from the coding sequence ATGAAGCTTTTCGCAAACCTGCGACGTGTCGCAATCATGTCCATAGCGATGGCGGGGCTGGCGGGGTGCCAGCTGATCCCCGACACGTCCGGTCCGGATACGTCCGGCCCGCCGGTCAGGGACGAACCGGTCGTCCAGCAGCCCTCCGTTCCTGACGCCAATGTCCTGCCAAACGACGGATCGCATCACCGCGTGGCGTTGCTGGTCCCGCTTACGGGCCCGGATGCCGCGGTGGGCAACTCGATCGCCAATGCGACGACCATGGCGCTGCTCGATACGAACGCGACCAATATCCGCATCACGTCCTACGACACGGCACTGGGTGCGCGCTCCGCCGCGCGCAACGCCATCGCGGATGGCAACAAGCTGATCCTCGGCCCGCTGCGGGCCGGGAATGTCTCGCAGGTCCAGGCGGAAGCCCGCTCGGCCGATGTGCCGGTCATAACCTACTCCAACGATGCCAGCGTCGCCGGCCCGGACGTGTTCGTGATGGGCCAGGTGCCTTCGCAGTCGATCATGCGATCGGTCGGCTATGTCCGCCGCCGCGGAGCGGTCAATTTCGCAGCCATCGTGCCTGACGACGATTATGGCCGCGAAGCACAGGAAGCGCTTGCCGATGCGATCGCCCGGAGCGGCGGACGTTTGATCGCCACCGAGCGCTACAGTTCGGCCAACACCTCGATCAAGAGCGCCGCGCTCCGCCTGCGCCAGCGGGGCGGGTTCGACACCGTCCTGATCGCCGACGGCGCGCGCCTGACCGCGATTGCCGCGGAAGAACTGCGCCCGGGCGGACGCGGATCGCTGCAATTGCTGGGGACCGAAAGGCTCAGCGGAGAAGGCAGCGTGACGCGCGAACCTTCGCTCGAAGGCCTCCTGTTCTCGTCGATCTCCGACGCTCGGTTCCGCCGGTTCTCCGAGAGTTATGAAGAGCGGTTCGGCGGCCAGCCCTACCGCATCGCGACGCTGGGTTACGACAGCGTTCTGCTGACGCTTCGCATCGCGCGCGACTGGCAGGTGGGCGAGGATTTCCCCAAGCGACGCATGCGTGAGGACGATGGTTTCCTCGGGCTCGACGGTGCGTTCCGCTTCGGCAGCGACAATCTGATCCAGCGTGCGATGGAAGTGCGCGAGATCCGCGACGGCCAGGTCGTGATCATCGACGACGCACCGCAGCGTTTCCAGGACTGA
- the parE gene encoding DNA topoisomerase IV subunit B yields the protein MSEDLFDGTPASSGDYDSSSIEVLEGLEPVRRRPGMYIGGTDDRALHHLAAEVLDNAMDEAVAGHASRIEVSLEEGNRLTITDNGRGIPVDEHPKFPGKSTLEVILSTLHSGGKFSGKAYATSGGLHGVGVSVVNALSSDTRVEVARDRQLYAQTFSKGQTTSELQKLGPTPNRRGTTVSFLPDTEIFGDRQFKPHRLFKLARSKAYLFAGVEIRWKCAESLTSDDVPAEAVFKFPGGLADHLAEQIGARECVTSQPFTGSQDFPDDQGRVEWAVAWPLFSDGSTSWYCNTVPTPDGGTHEQGVRAALTKGLRAFGELTGTKKAKDISADDVMTGAEIMLSVFIRDPQFQSQTKDRLTSPEATRLVENAVRDHFDHFLTDNMDRGKALLGEVMDRMDERLRRKAEREIKRKTATNAKKLRLPGKLTDCSGEGSGETELFIVEGDSAGGSAKQARDRKTQAILPIRGKILNVASATADKIRANSEIADLILAMGCGTRKDCDPENLRYDRIIIMTDADVDGAHIATLLMTFFFQEMPEVVRRGHLFLAQPPLYRLTSGKESRYAADDAHRAELEATVFKGKKVDVGRFKGLGEMNPQQLRETTMNPETRSLIRITLPQEFEQRAVVKNLVDQLMGRNPEHRFNFIQNRAGEMDRDMIDA from the coding sequence ATGTCCGAAGACCTGTTTGACGGTACGCCCGCGTCCAGCGGCGACTACGATTCATCCTCCATCGAAGTTCTCGAAGGACTGGAGCCGGTCCGCCGGCGCCCGGGCATGTATATCGGCGGTACGGACGACCGCGCGCTGCACCACCTCGCCGCGGAAGTGCTCGACAACGCGATGGACGAGGCTGTCGCAGGCCATGCCAGCCGCATCGAGGTCTCGCTCGAGGAAGGCAATCGTCTCACCATTACCGACAACGGGCGCGGCATCCCGGTTGACGAGCATCCCAAGTTTCCGGGCAAATCGACACTCGAGGTGATCCTTTCCACGCTCCACTCCGGCGGCAAGTTCTCGGGCAAGGCCTACGCGACCAGCGGCGGCCTGCACGGCGTGGGCGTCAGCGTGGTCAACGCGCTCAGCAGCGACACGCGGGTCGAGGTCGCGCGCGACCGGCAGCTTTATGCGCAGACCTTCTCGAAAGGCCAGACGACGAGCGAGCTGCAGAAGCTCGGCCCCACCCCCAACCGCCGCGGCACGACGGTCAGCTTCCTGCCCGACACCGAAATCTTCGGCGACCGGCAGTTCAAGCCGCATCGACTGTTCAAGCTCGCACGGTCCAAGGCATACCTGTTCGCAGGGGTGGAGATCCGCTGGAAGTGTGCGGAAAGCCTGACATCCGACGATGTGCCGGCTGAAGCGGTTTTCAAGTTCCCCGGCGGTCTGGCGGACCACCTAGCGGAACAAATCGGCGCGCGCGAATGCGTGACGAGCCAGCCCTTCACCGGCTCGCAGGATTTCCCCGACGACCAGGGCCGCGTCGAATGGGCGGTCGCCTGGCCCCTGTTCTCCGACGGTTCGACCAGCTGGTACTGCAACACGGTGCCCACGCCCGATGGCGGCACGCACGAACAGGGCGTGCGGGCAGCCCTCACCAAGGGACTGCGTGCCTTCGGCGAACTGACCGGGACCAAGAAGGCGAAGGACATCTCCGCCGACGACGTGATGACGGGCGCGGAGATCATGCTCAGCGTCTTCATTCGCGATCCGCAGTTCCAGAGCCAGACCAAGGACCGCCTCACCAGCCCGGAAGCGACCCGGCTGGTCGAGAACGCGGTGCGCGATCACTTCGACCATTTCCTCACCGATAACATGGACCGCGGCAAGGCGTTGCTGGGCGAGGTCATGGACCGCATGGACGAGCGCCTGCGCCGCAAGGCGGAGCGCGAGATCAAGCGCAAGACCGCCACCAATGCGAAGAAGCTGCGCCTACCCGGCAAGCTGACGGACTGCTCCGGTGAGGGATCGGGCGAAACCGAGCTGTTCATCGTCGAAGGCGATTCCGCGGGCGGCAGTGCCAAGCAGGCGCGCGACCGCAAGACGCAGGCGATCCTTCCCATTCGCGGCAAGATCCTGAATGTCGCCAGCGCGACCGCCGACAAGATTCGCGCCAATTCCGAAATCGCGGACCTCATCCTCGCCATGGGTTGCGGCACGCGCAAGGACTGCGATCCGGAGAACCTGCGCTACGACCGGATCATCATCATGACCGACGCCGATGTCGACGGCGCGCACATCGCGACGCTTCTGATGACGTTCTTCTTCCAGGAAATGCCGGAAGTGGTGCGGCGCGGGCACCTGTTCCTGGCGCAGCCGCCGCTCTATCGCCTGACCTCTGGCAAGGAGAGCCGCTACGCCGCCGACGACGCGCACCGCGCGGAACTGGAAGCGACCGTGTTCAAGGGCAAGAAGGTCGATGTCGGCCGCTTCAAGGGCCTAGGCGAGATGAACCCGCAGCAATTGCGGGAAACGACCATGAACCCCGAAACGCGCAGCCTGATCCGCATCACCCTGCCGCAGGAGTTCGAACAGCGCGCCGTGGTCAAGAACCTCGTCGACCAGCTGATGGGCCGCAATCCCGAGCACCGGTTCAATTTCATCCAGAACCGCGCCGGCGAAATGGACCGGGACATGATCGACGCCTGA
- a CDS encoding RNA polymerase sigma factor, giving the protein MTGQQADLYRQAGEHFAPAIARLSRAMERDADKARDLEQEIHLEIWRSLARFKGDCALKTWVFRVAHNVAADHVGRAGRRPATVDLEDVDVLPGDDDEAAAADRHALDRLHAQIRVLPLLDAQLILLWLEGHSGSEIAEVTGLSAGAVATRLSRLRERLAAHFQDTNAGEADD; this is encoded by the coding sequence ATGACGGGGCAACAGGCAGACCTCTATCGACAGGCGGGCGAGCATTTCGCCCCTGCCATTGCGCGCCTTTCCCGCGCGATGGAGCGCGATGCCGACAAGGCGCGCGACCTCGAACAGGAAATCCACCTCGAAATCTGGCGCAGTCTCGCGCGCTTCAAGGGAGACTGCGCGCTCAAGACATGGGTGTTCCGCGTGGCGCACAATGTCGCCGCCGATCACGTGGGTCGCGCCGGACGGCGACCGGCCACCGTCGATCTCGAGGATGTCGACGTCCTGCCGGGCGATGACGACGAAGCAGCCGCCGCCGACCGCCATGCGCTCGACCGGCTGCACGCACAGATACGCGTGCTGCCGCTGCTCGACGCGCAATTGATCCTGCTCTGGCTGGAAGGCCATTCGGGTTCGGAGATCGCCGAAGTCACGGGATTGAGCGCAGGGGCGGTCGCCACGCGCCTTTCGCGGCTGCGCGAAAGACTTGCCGCCCATTTTCAGGACACCAATGCGGGAGAGGCCGATGACTGA
- a CDS encoding bifunctional alpha/beta hydrolase/OsmC family protein: protein MRDAGEKAMPSENIEIRTPAGHTLDGKLELPTGLVRGAALFAHCFTCTMQSKAAVEVTRALAAEGIATLRFDFTGLGGSGGDFGRAGFASDVEDLVASAQELCRRFGDGILLVGHSLGGAAVLAAADMIGRDRIAAIATIGAPSDVPHVLGNIEGDLERIEAEGRGTVTIGGRKFELSKEFLDRTRSVDLLQQVGALRIPLMFCHSPTDQIVSVDHASHLFGAAKHPKSFVSLAGADHLLTQARDARFVAGVIATWAQRYIPMEDDWPMPEDGIVACTGHGRFGTEVHTSDHRFIVDEPRSFGGDDTGPTPYDLLNAALGTCTAMTMKMYADRQKWPFEGVQVHVTHERDHAEDCDHVLEEGAKVQALNRSIRFRGNALSDEQREKLVEIADKCPVHRTLEGHLHIHTDTRRES from the coding sequence CGCTGTTCGCGCACTGCTTTACCTGCACGATGCAGAGCAAGGCCGCGGTGGAAGTAACCCGGGCGCTGGCGGCGGAAGGTATAGCCACGCTGCGTTTCGACTTTACCGGCCTCGGCGGGAGCGGGGGCGACTTCGGACGGGCGGGCTTCGCCAGCGATGTCGAGGACCTGGTCGCTTCCGCGCAGGAGCTTTGCCGCCGGTTCGGCGACGGTATCCTGCTGGTCGGTCACAGCCTTGGCGGCGCGGCCGTGCTGGCGGCAGCGGACATGATCGGCCGGGACAGGATCGCAGCGATAGCGACGATCGGCGCGCCTTCCGACGTGCCGCACGTGCTTGGAAATATCGAAGGCGACCTCGAACGGATCGAGGCGGAGGGCAGGGGCACCGTCACGATCGGGGGGCGCAAGTTCGAGCTGAGCAAGGAGTTTCTGGACAGGACCCGGTCGGTCGATCTCCTGCAACAGGTCGGTGCGCTGCGGATCCCGCTGATGTTCTGCCATTCGCCCACAGACCAGATCGTCTCGGTCGATCACGCGTCGCACTTGTTCGGCGCGGCCAAGCATCCCAAGAGCTTCGTCAGCCTGGCGGGCGCCGATCACCTGCTGACCCAGGCGCGGGACGCAAGGTTCGTGGCCGGGGTCATCGCCACCTGGGCGCAGCGGTATATCCCGATGGAAGATGACTGGCCGATGCCGGAAGACGGCATCGTAGCCTGCACCGGGCACGGCCGGTTCGGCACCGAAGTCCACACCAGCGATCATCGGTTCATCGTGGACGAACCCCGCAGCTTCGGCGGTGACGACACCGGACCGACACCATACGACCTCCTGAACGCTGCCCTCGGTACGTGTACCGCGATGACCATGAAGATGTATGCCGACCGGCAGAAATGGCCCTTCGAAGGGGTGCAGGTCCATGTCACGCACGAGCGCGATCATGCCGAGGACTGCGATCACGTCCTGGAAGAAGGAGCAAAGGTGCAGGCACTCAACCGCAGCATCCGGTTCAGGGGCAATGCCCTCTCCGACGAACAGCGCGAAAAGCTGGTCGAGATTGCCGACAAGTGCCCGGTCCACCGGACGCTGGAAGGGCATCTGCACATCCACACCGATACGCGGCGCGAAAGTTGA